The DNA region AAGAGAAGGTGTCTCCTTTCAAATTGATCCTCTAATCATGATAAACAAGGAGCGTTTCATTAGTCTCCGTTCTGTAAACCGGCTTTTGAACGTCGATTTTTTGGTTAACAGGAAAGCTAAGCGTGTATCCATACGGCAACCCGGTCGCTTCATCATCACGATAAAAGGCGACACCGTTAAAAAACTATCCAAATTGCTGAATACTTCGGTAAAAAAGCTTCTCTCTGTCAATAAAAATTTAAAGGAACCGATTCCTCCCGGAATAAAAGTAACGATCCCAACGATTGATTTCGATGCAGTCCCCCAAGTAAAATCATCCGAAAAAGCGAAAATAAAACAAGAACCGGAAAAGGCTCCCGCAATTATTGCACTAGGTAGAAGCCTGATGAGGACTCGTTACCAGTTCGGTGCCGGGCCATATCCCAGAAGCAAAAGATTGGACTGTTCTTCTTTTACCCAATATATATTTGGAAAAAATGGAGTTGGATTGCCCAGAACTTCTAGCTCACAAGCTCGATATGGTCGAAGGATTACCCAAAAAGAAATAGAAGCAGGGGATTTAATCTTTTTCAGAAGAGATCGCTATTCCGATAATCGGATTGGTCATGTTGGCGTCGATATTGGAAATGGCAACATGATCAATACCTACCAATCCCCTCCCGGTGTCACCATTACGAAATGGAGAAGACCGTATTGGCTGAAACGATATGTAACCGCTCGCGAGATATTATAGAGCAAAGCAGAGCTTGTTTCGAGGCTCTGCTTTGGAATGGCATTTAGATTTGTTGGTTTGCAGATTCCGCGCGGATGGATTCTCTCCCGTGAGTTTAAGTTTTTTTCACTGGAGTGACTTTATTTAATTGAGGTTGATTAGCAACAGGCTGATTCGACAACGCAGGGACTTGTCCGTTACCTGAAATGTCGAGGCGCGCAGTAACAAAGGTCCTCACCCTATGTACACACCCGATTTAAGATCGTTTTCAGTGCAGTTTTTGAAAATTTACGGGTATCCTGAATATGGGGGCGAACATCATCGTTACCAAGGAGCACTTCAAACCTGCGAAGTTCCTTTTGTAACATAGCCATTTTCTCCCTTCATTCACCTGATTCAAGTGGATAATCGCCTCATTATATGGCTGCCATTAAAAAAGCTCGACCGAATACCAAAGTAACCCTCTTCCTACATTCGCTTACATTCGTTCCTAAAGCTCAGGGTGTACAGAATAGCTTGAAACATGCTGATATTATTATTGCAAACAGTAGTTCATTAAAGAGCAAACTAACCGATCGCTTCCCAACTCAGGCACACAAAATCCGTACAGTTGAACTTGGGGTAGACGTTAATAGGTTTAGACCGCCAAGTGAATCTGAGTGTAAAATCCTTCGGGCTAAGTATGCCATTGGTAAAACATTTGCTATTCTGTTTGTAGGGCGGGTTATTCCGCGCAAGGGAGTTCCAGTTTTGCTGAAGGCAACCCATCTTGCCGATCAACAAGTCCCGTTCACCATATTATTGCTGGGAAGGGAAAAGACTCCCATATGAAGAAACTTCGCGAGCAAGCATCGAAACTTGGCATTTCCGTGTCTTGGATAGGGAAAAACAAAGAGCTTGTTCGTTCATTGGGCGATCACGCACGAACAAATGTTCTTAGTCGGTTTACCTGGCGCCAAACAGCGCCAAACAAAGACAGTTAATCGAAATCTTAATTTGCCGCTCGGTTTAAACTCCTGCCTGTACAAATTCTATCAACTCAACATAGTATATGGCAACGGAGGTGGTTCAAAGTATGCTAACTGAAAAACGCAAGCTTGCCAAAGGCACACCGTATGAAACATGGCTTCATCTGTTTCATGGCGAACTG from Paenibacillus sp. JNUCC-31 includes:
- a CDS encoding C40 family peptidase, translated to MTTTNLIVTLTLFQKDFFTRKKRVFTNISLITRNTLNYLPLKDVMEILEYDILKNSTNSMLITDGSELVTIPKNGALAKREGVSFQIDPLIMINKERFISLRSVNRLLNVDFLVNRKAKRVSIRQPGRFIITIKGDTVKKLSKLLNTSVKKLLSVNKNLKEPIPPGIKVTIPTIDFDAVPQVKSSEKAKIKQEPEKAPAIIALGRSLMRTRYQFGAGPYPRSKRLDCSSFTQYIFGKNGVGLPRTSSSQARYGRRITQKEIEAGDLIFFRRDRYSDNRIGHVGVDIGNGNMINTYQSPPGVTITKWRRPYWLKRYVTAREIL
- a CDS encoding glycosyltransferase family protein, whose translation is MAAIKKARPNTKVTLFLHSLTFVPKAQGVQNSLKHADIIIANSSSLKSKLTDRFPTQAHKIRTVELGVDVNRFRPPSESECKILRAKYAIGKTFAILFVGRVIPRKGVPVLLKATHLADQQVPFTILLLGREKTPI